From the genome of Candidatus Angelobacter sp.:
CCAAAAGTTTTTTCGTCGCTACCGGGCGCGGACATCGTCCACACGGAGTCGAGGTCGGCTTCGTCGCGGGAGAATTCATCGCGCCGCCAGACGGTTTTCATCTGCTTGCCCGTGACCTTCCGCATTTCCTGATAGTTGAAGGGGTGTTTGCTTTTTTCGTTTTTTGCGGCCCACAAAACGGTTTCCGTGGAATGGGTGAAGTAGCGGCAGGAAAGATTCGGCGGCGGGTTGGGCTTTTCCCACGCGATGTCGTTGAGGATTTTGAAGCCGAGTTGTTGCATGGCGAAGCCGATGGAGAAGATGACGTGGTGCGTGCCGCTCACCCAAATCGTGCCGTTGGGTTTGAGGACGCGCCGGCAGCGGGCGAGCCATTCGCGGTTGAAGTTGTGGTTCTCATCCGCGCCCTGGGATTTGTCCCAATCGCCCTTGTCCACTTTCACCATGCGCCCCGCGTGGCAGGTGATGCCGCCGTTGGAGAGGAAATACGGTGGGTCGGCAAAGATGCAGTCGAAGCGGCCTTCGGGATATTTAGCGGCGATGGCGTCGAGCAATTCGAAGCAGTTGCCGTGGTAAAGCCAAATACTGCGGGCGGGGTCGGAGAGGGTCAGGACTGGAGCGCGCTTTTCGTCGCGGCGTTCGACGGCAATCGTGCCGTCTTCGCGGAGTTGAAAATGCGCAGGAGTAAGCGGGGTGGCGTGGACGAGTTCAGTGTTTGCGGGTTTCGGCGGCTTGGTACGGTAGAGAGGTTTTGGTTGCAGTTTTGGATCGGATCGCTGATCTGGCCGCTTGCTGCTGGCGGCATTCGGCGAAGAACCCTTCCGCCGGGACGATCCAGACATTCCGGTGGATCGATCCCGATCTGGAAAGGAGGATCAAGCCCAAACATTCGATATGTCGAATGTTCGACACATCCAAATTCAGGTTTGCTGGTTGAGTGGCTCATGTCGGCAATCATCGCGAGATCGTCGGGAAAAACATCCGCGTCTGCCGAACCAACGCGGGTTTGACCTTGGAAGAATTGGCTGAAAAGGCGGACCTGAGCTGGCCATACCTTTCCGAAATTGAGCGCGGACGTGAGAACATTTCGCTCGATAAACTCGTTCCACTTGCCAAAGCACTTAATGTCACGCTGTCGAAACTTGTTGAGGGCGTCTGAAAGCTCAAAGTCGTCGGCATCATAGCTCCGTCAGAAGCGGAATCTTTGTAGAAACGATTTCCCCCCAATAAATCCCCAGCCCCGTCGGGGCGGTATCGCCGCCTGTAGCGGCGCTGTGTCAGCGCTGTTTTCTTGGCAACCCTCATCAGTCATAGACCGACGCTACAAGGGACGGAATAGGCCGCTCCTGAACGAAGATTTGTTTCCGTTGCGGTTCTACAACACTTCCGCGCCCCGGCGGTGAATTCCTCATTGCGTCAGTCGGTCACGCGCCTCAGACCACTCGCATCGGCCTTTACTTTTCCGGGAATTCAATCGATGGTTGCTGCCACAACCCGGGCAGCCACTATGAATGCATCGAATTCCGCGGTCCGTCGTACCTCAATCGTCCTTCTCGCCGCTTTGTTTCTCGTCCCCGCTCGCAGCCGGACGGCGGACGCGCAACCCGCCGGCGCGCCCGCGGTCCCGGCTGAAAAGTCCAGTTTTCAGGAAGTCACTTCGCAACTCGATCCGGGCGGCAACCTGTTTGCCTATTTCGGCACGGAGCAATGGATCCACGCCGCGTCCGACACCGTCTCAAGCTGGCGCGGGTTTCTCCAGTTGGCGCCCGTTCTCACCGACGAACAGCGCGCCGAGGCCGACAAGGGGTTCGATCTGGCCACGCGCTTGGTCAGGAACAGCGGCATCGAGGAAATCAGCGGGGTGGGCATGAGCGGGATTGCCACGGAGAAAGGCCGCTATCGAACGAAGCTCCTCGTCCATCATTATCCCGACCGGAAGTCCGGTTATCTCTGGTCACTCTTCGGCGCCGCGCCGCACGCGCTCACGGGCCTCGAACAGCTTCCCACGACGACCGCGTTAAGCGTCTTTTTTGATTTCGATTTGCGGGGGTTCTGGACGATTCTGAAACGCGAGCTGTCGCGGTCCGGCATTGCGGGGCTGGAGGAGTGGAGCAAGGAATTCCCGAAAGAGTTCGAGGGGAAGACCGGAATCAACTTCGAGGCGTTGTTGGATTCGCTGGGCGGGGAGTTCGGAATTGTGCTGACGCTCGACGACACCCGCAAGGTGTCGCTGCCGTTGCCCACGCCACAGCCCCTGGAAATCCCCGAACCGCGTCTGGCCCTTTTGATCAAGGTAAGGAACGACGTTCTCTTCGATCACCTCGACAAACTGCTTCAGGAGAATCCCCAGGCGACACGGGTGGATGAAGAGGGACTGCGGATGCGCACGATGCCGCTGCCCGCGCCGGTGCCAATTCCGTTGCAGCCCTCCATCGCCCGGGCCGGCGACTACTTCTACTTCGCGTCCACCGATACGTTGATTCGCGAGATGCTGGCGGTGCGCTCCGGAAAACAGCCGGGACTGAAGGGCACCGAGGAGTTCAAACGGATGGCATCGGAGGTTCCGGACCAGGGGAACAGTCTGGTCTTTGTCAGTCCCCGGTTCAGCCGGGCAATCTCCGGATTGCAGACGGCCGCGCTGTCTGCGGCGGGCGCCGCGGGAGCCGGGAAGGCGACGGTTCTGCAGGGGTTGTTCGCGCAGAGCGCGGAAGGGTTCGTTTACAATGTTTCAGCGAACACTGCCGCGGGCTGGTTGACAGTCGGCAACGGTAATACCGACCCGAGCAGGAAAGCGCTGCTGATGGCCACCCTGCAGCCGGCGGCGGTGGTGGGATTGCTCGCGGCCATCGCGGTCCCGAATTTTGTGAAGGCGCGCCAGACCGCCCAATACAATGCCATCATGAACAATCTGCGCATGATTGAAGGCGCGAAAGATCAGTGGGCCCTGGAGAACAAGAAATCCACGGGCAGCAAGGTCACCGAGCAGGACATCGAGGAGTACATCCGGGGCGGCAGGATAAATCCGGTCGCCGGCGAGTCGTACCACCTCAATGCGGTGGGGACTCCCGCCGCGGCCACACTGAAACAGCAGCTCATGAATCACCCGGCGGGATCGGTGATTGCAGCGCCGTGAATTGGAACCGCCGGGCGTTGGGGCGGGCAACACGCGGAGAAAAGATTTCCGGGCCACGTCTCCCACCGGCTCCGTCAGCGGCGCCGAGCGCAGGGACTCAGCGGCTTTCCTTCGATCCTTTTTCCAGCAGGCGTTTGGTGAGGAAAACCAGGCCGGTCATTTGCAGCCATTCTGAAACAATGTTGCCGACCACCTGCCCCCATTTGCTGAGCGGATTCATTTTCCAGAACAGGGCGGCCCATCCGACGCCGGTGACGAGCAGGAACAGTAGCAGCGAATGGCGATACAGAAAATTGGCGGCCGCATTTTTCAGGTGACGACGCACCGGCCGGCTTTCGGCGGATCGCGCCTCGAGCAGATATTTCGTGCCCAGAATGATGACCACCGAGCCGCTCCAATCCGCAATCGCGTTGCCATAGAACGAACCGAGGTGCGTGGCCGGATCCGAGACCGCATAGAGAATGATCCAGAGCGCGAGCAGTCCCACGCTGACGATGGAGAGCGAGTGATGATACAAAAAACCGCGCCGTTTGTGTGAGGTCGGTTCAGCCATGCCGCCAGTGTGCCCGGCCGACGGTGCGGCGCAAGCCGCCAGGAGCCAGGTGGTGCGGGTCTCATCCCCGACCCGGATAACGACAGCGCGATGAATGTCCTGACCGCATTTCATTACCGCCATCCTCGCCGGGCCGTTACCTGCGCGACCATGACTGAAGCCATGGCGCGGCTTGCGAGCCAGGGTCTGACAGACGAATGGCGGAGAACGGCCGAGGGGAACCCGGGCCGGGAGAATCAATCATACGACGGGTTTCCGTTGGTCGAGCGTCCAACGCACCAGCGCCCACAACCCGACGAAGGTCAACCCGAATAGACCGGCCCGCAAGGGCCAGCTCGTGGCCCGGGCGCTGGCGGCAACGAAGTGGATCCGCATCGGCTTGCCGACTTCTGTCTGGAGCACCTGCGAGAATGACTGGCGCAGACCGCGTGTCGGCAGGTTCACGCGCAACGGCCGCGCGATGACGGTGGCGATTTCCTGGGCCTTTTGAAGCCGGTCCCACTGAAGTTCGGCCGCTTTGCCGTCGTATTTCAGGCCCAACTGCTGTTGCGCGGGCTGGTTCGCGGATTGAAAATAATCCGCGTTGTTCACGATGGCCTCTCGTTGTGCGTTGACCAGATTGTCCCGCTGCGCCTTGCGCAGGTCTTTCTCGAGCTCCTTCAACTGCTCCGGCTCCTCGTTGAGCCCGGACCGCCGCGCCTGGCTGTAAACCCTGGAGGCATCGTCGAGCCGGCCGACCGACAGTTTGCGCCGCGCCTCGTCAAGCGAACTGGAAACCTCCAGCTCACGCGCGCGTCTGCTCTTCGTTTCAGCCTGTGAATATTCGCTCAACGTAAAGCTGTGGTAATCGGGCGCGGCCTCGGCTTCGTGCGTCATCGTGCCGCCAAACCCGCTGTAGCCGCGGTCCGACGGAAGATACAGCTGCCAGTGCGCGTTCTTCACCGGCACATCCAGCGCCGGAGAGGCAAGGTCAACCGCGCCCTTCGTCCGCGGAAACTTTTCCGCACTCACGTAGGTCAGCTCAATCGGGATGGCCGAGTCTCCTGCCCGCTCGATGGGCAGCAGCAGCCTGCCGTCGCGCAAACTCGGTTTCACCGCCTGGCCGGCGACAAACGCGGACCAGACTTGCGCTCCCTTGGGCAGCGCCACTTCGAGAAACTGGCGCCCGTTGTTGCGCACAGAAAGCGCTAGCCGCGTCATCATCTGGCCGTCGTCGGCCACGACCGTCGTCAACCGCGCGTCGTCCACCAGGGCCTGCAACACTTCGGCCGGCGCAAACTTCTGCGCCGCGAGCGAGAGCTGGTAGCCAGGGCGCAGATAACGGTAGGCCAGCACCGTGGACGGCC
Proteins encoded in this window:
- a CDS encoding site-specific DNA-methyltransferase yields the protein MSGSSRRKGSSPNAASSKRPDQRSDPKLQPKPLYRTKPPKPANTELVHATPLTPAHFQLREDGTIAVERRDEKRAPVLTLSDPARSIWLYHGNCFELLDAIAAKYPEGRFDCIFADPPYFLSNGGITCHAGRMVKVDKGDWDKSQGADENHNFNREWLARCRRVLKPNGTIWVSGTHHVIFSIGFAMQQLGFKILNDIAWEKPNPPPNLSCRYFTHSTETVLWAAKNEKSKHPFNYQEMRKVTGKQMKTVWRRDEFSRDEADLDSVWTMSAPGSDEKTFGKHPTQKPVALIERCLLAATSEGDLVLDPFLGGGTTAVACVRTKRGCVGIEMDEAHFALALSRTDRETVLIWLREFRVNFAVSIFLQNDLDPYCRSMDRINGLKDGEPKAECIYHETKFVFLSCAAVSSASVVYTTVESSLQEAWAKTPNGKKHETTHIVRCQTEILRVKP
- a CDS encoding helix-turn-helix transcriptional regulator; this translates as MAHVGNHREIVGKNIRVCRTNAGLTLEELAEKADLSWPYLSEIERGRENISLDKLVPLAKALNVTLSKLVEGV